Proteins from one Flavobacterium sp. N2038 genomic window:
- a CDS encoding exopolysaccharide biosynthesis polyprenyl glycosylphosphotransferase, which produces MVSNKKMHFEISERKILLRVFDAAFILSGLYLLSTLFNYQYFVLDYAHFFRPLLLIAYILVFGVIFEMYNLQVSSNQFQILRSVIFTVTTSILVYLFTPILSPELPKQRLVILIFYFTVLSTLLFWRFFYAIFLASHRFSQSVVLICDQDQVEELVLGLENVDPHYKIIGFVNSDSVSVEDSKFHYVKEIKKDDLEAFVRKNYVSEIVIASQKTEGITADLYQQLLHLLESGNIIREYTQVYENKTQRIPVHHIERDFYRFFPFSRSNSNKLYLILIRFFELVFCSVGLFLGALFIPVILIGNLIGNKGSLFYTQERVGKHGALFKIYKFRTMVENSEANGIVFATTNDKRVTPFGKFMRKSRLDEFPQFINIVKGDMAIIGPRPERPFFVEEIAQIMPFYETRHVIKPGLTGWAQVNYSYGESIAESLVKLQYDLYYIKHRSVFLDLNIVFKTFTTVLFYRGQ; this is translated from the coding sequence ATGGTTTCCAATAAAAAAATGCACTTCGAAATTTCGGAAAGAAAAATACTACTTCGTGTTTTTGATGCTGCTTTTATTTTGTCGGGACTGTATTTGTTAAGCACCCTGTTTAATTATCAGTATTTTGTTTTAGATTACGCTCACTTTTTTAGACCTCTTTTGTTAATTGCCTATATTCTTGTGTTTGGTGTAATTTTCGAGATGTATAATCTTCAGGTTTCGAGTAATCAGTTTCAGATTCTTCGAAGTGTGATTTTTACAGTGACGACGTCGATTTTGGTTTACTTATTTACTCCGATTTTATCTCCTGAATTGCCTAAGCAACGTTTAGTTATTTTAATTTTTTACTTTACTGTTTTAAGCACACTTCTTTTTTGGCGGTTTTTTTATGCAATTTTTCTTGCTTCACATCGGTTTTCTCAAAGTGTGGTTTTGATTTGTGATCAGGATCAGGTAGAAGAGTTAGTCTTAGGACTTGAAAATGTAGACCCACATTATAAAATAATTGGCTTTGTAAATTCAGATTCTGTTTCTGTAGAGGATTCTAAGTTTCATTATGTAAAAGAAATAAAAAAGGATGATTTGGAAGCATTCGTAAGAAAAAATTACGTTTCAGAAATTGTAATTGCTTCTCAAAAAACGGAAGGAATCACTGCCGATTTGTATCAGCAACTATTACATTTACTGGAATCCGGAAATATAATTAGAGAATATACTCAGGTTTATGAAAATAAAACACAACGTATTCCTGTACATCATATAGAACGTGACTTTTATCGTTTTTTTCCATTCAGTCGCAGTAATAGTAATAAGTTATATTTGATTTTAATACGTTTTTTTGAATTGGTTTTTTGCTCTGTAGGTTTGTTCTTAGGGGCACTTTTTATTCCGGTTATTTTGATTGGAAATCTTATAGGTAACAAAGGAAGTTTGTTTTACACTCAGGAACGTGTGGGGAAGCACGGAGCTCTTTTTAAGATCTATAAGTTTAGAACTATGGTTGAAAACTCTGAAGCTAACGGAATTGTTTTTGCAACCACAAATGATAAACGAGTAACACCTTTTGGAAAATTTATGCGTAAATCAAGATTAGACGAGTTTCCGCAGTTTATCAATATTGTAAAAGGCGATATGGCAATTATTGGCCCAAGACCAGAGAGACCATTTTTTGTGGAAGAAATTGCACAGATCATGCCTTTTTATGAAACCCGTCATGTTATTAAACCAGGTCTTACAGGTTGGGCTCAGGTTAATTATTCTTATGGAGAATCTATAGCAGAAAGTTTGGTAAAACTTCAGTATGATTTATACTATATTAAACATCGTAGTGTTTTTCTTGATTTAAATATTGTTTTCAAAACCTTTACAACTGTTTTGTTTTATCGCGGACAGTAA
- a CDS encoding DUF5808 domain-containing protein — protein sequence MKSEKPTQEDYDNWHKDPKNWYLGFIYYNPKDKRLLPPKKIQWMGYTINFANPYSVLLLLPLVIIIALILSK from the coding sequence ATGAAATCAGAAAAACCAACTCAGGAAGATTACGATAATTGGCATAAAGACCCAAAAAATTGGTATTTAGGTTTCATTTATTATAATCCAAAAGACAAAAGATTGCTTCCTCCCAAAAAGATTCAATGGATGGGTTATACTATAAATTTTGCCAATCCTTATTCTGTATTACTGCTATTGCCTTTAGTTATAATAATTGCTCTCATTTTATCAAAATAA
- a CDS encoding CDP-alcohol phosphatidyltransferase family protein, which translates to MNIKKHIPNLITLINLFCGCVAIVFISKAVETGDSFNYEMAFYMVCLGIFFDFFDGFFARLFKVSSPLGLQLDSLADMVTSGVAPGYVMYTMFANSGHQIGTNAFIPFLGFIVTLGSCYRLANFNIDTRQTDSFIGLPTPACSLFMLSLPLVLKFSDSLMLLEILTNQWVLLVITLCSAYIMNAEIPLFSLKFKKFTFKDNILQIVFLAISFVCLLLLQFGAIPVIIIIYILLSIINNIFLKK; encoded by the coding sequence ATGAATATCAAAAAGCACATTCCGAATTTAATTACTTTAATTAATCTTTTTTGTGGCTGCGTTGCAATAGTTTTTATTTCTAAGGCTGTCGAAACAGGAGATTCTTTTAACTACGAAATGGCTTTTTACATGGTTTGTCTTGGAATCTTTTTCGATTTTTTTGATGGTTTTTTCGCCAGGTTATTCAAAGTTTCAAGCCCGCTTGGCCTGCAGCTGGATTCTTTGGCAGATATGGTAACAAGCGGAGTTGCTCCTGGGTACGTAATGTATACCATGTTTGCGAATAGCGGACATCAAATAGGTACAAATGCTTTTATTCCGTTTTTAGGATTTATAGTAACATTAGGTTCTTGTTATAGATTGGCTAATTTTAATATTGATACACGTCAGACAGATTCATTTATTGGTTTACCAACACCAGCATGTTCATTATTTATGTTGAGTTTGCCTTTGGTTTTGAAGTTTTCAGATTCTTTAATGTTGCTTGAAATTTTAACTAATCAATGGGTTTTATTAGTAATCACTTTATGCAGTGCTTATATCATGAATGCTGAAATTCCGTTATTTTCTTTAAAATTTAAAAAGTTTACTTTTAAGGATAATATATTGCAGATTGTGTTTCTTGCTATTTCTTTTGTTTGTCTTCTATTACTTCAATTCGGTGCAATTCCTGTGATAATTATTATTTATATATTGTTGTCGATCATAAATAATATCTTTCTGAAAAAGTAG
- the tatC gene encoding twin-arginine translocase subunit TatC → MAKKNLGEMSFLDHLEELRWLLVRSTIAICIMAFVTYFVSDYLFDQIILGPIRPTFFTYVWFCDLSHQLGFADSICITELNFIIQNTEMEGQVNIFVWMCLLAGFILSFPYILWEIWKFISPALYEKERKNAKTFIFTSSLLFFLGVLFGYYVVIPMSVNFVATFSVSDVVKNQFTLESYMGMVKTSILGSAIFFELPIAIYFLTKLGLVTPTFLRKYWKYAVIIILIIAAIVTPPDVVSQTIVAIPMLIIYEVSILISKIVYRNKMKENV, encoded by the coding sequence ATGGCAAAGAAAAATCTTGGCGAAATGTCATTTTTAGATCATCTTGAAGAATTAAGATGGTTATTAGTTAGAAGTACAATTGCTATATGCATTATGGCATTTGTTACTTATTTTGTGAGTGATTATTTGTTTGATCAAATTATTTTGGGCCCAATAAGACCTACATTTTTTACTTATGTATGGTTTTGTGATTTATCACACCAACTAGGATTTGCTGACAGTATTTGTATCACCGAACTGAATTTCATTATTCAGAATACCGAAATGGAAGGACAGGTTAACATATTTGTGTGGATGTGTCTTTTGGCTGGTTTCATTTTGAGTTTTCCTTATATTTTATGGGAAATCTGGAAGTTTATTAGTCCTGCCTTATATGAGAAAGAACGTAAAAATGCAAAAACTTTTATTTTCACTTCTTCATTACTTTTCTTTTTAGGAGTATTGTTTGGATATTATGTTGTGATTCCGATGTCTGTAAATTTCGTTGCAACTTTCTCCGTGAGCGATGTTGTAAAAAATCAATTTACACTTGAATCTTATATGGGAATGGTAAAAACGAGTATTCTTGGTAGTGCCATATTTTTCGAATTACCAATCGCTATCTATTTCTTAACCAAATTAGGTCTGGTTACTCCGACCTTCTTAAGAAAATACTGGAAATACGCGGTAATAATTATTTTAATTATTGCTGCAATTGTAACCCCTCCAGATGTAGTAAGTCAAACTATTGTAGCAATCCCGATGTTAATAATCTACGAAGTGAGTATCCTGATTTCAAAGATTGTTTACAGAAATAAAATGAAAGAAAATGTCTGA
- a CDS encoding carboxymuconolactone decarboxylase family protein, translating into MSDIIQEFNDYRSKMNEKLLADNNKIVKRIFNLDTNAYAPGALDVKTKELLGLVASAVLRCDDCVKYHLETSHKEGVTKEEMMEAMGIATLVGGTIVIPHLRRAYEFWEALEEAGK; encoded by the coding sequence ATGTCTGATATCATACAAGAATTTAACGACTATCGTTCTAAAATGAACGAGAAATTATTAGCTGACAATAACAAAATTGTAAAGCGAATTTTTAATCTTGACACCAATGCTTACGCACCCGGAGCTCTTGATGTAAAAACAAAAGAACTTTTAGGATTAGTAGCATCGGCAGTTTTAAGATGTGATGACTGTGTAAAATATCACTTAGAAACAAGCCACAAAGAAGGCGTTACTAAAGAAGAAATGATGGAAGCAATGGGAATCGCCACTTTGGTTGGAGGAACAATTGTAATCCCTCATTTAAGAAGAGCTTATGAGTTCTGGGAAGCTCTTGAAGAAGCGGGGAAATAA
- a CDS encoding PorV/PorQ family protein, protein MNIGVDAAALGMSSAVVASTNDVNSVYWNPAGLTHLEDHQISLMHANYFANIAQYDYIGYASPIDDRSAWGISMIRFGVDDIMDTTQLIDSQGNIDYNRISLFSTADYGFTFSYARKLPVEGFQYGINAKVIRRIIGKFANSWGFGFDFGLQFERNDWKFGLMLRDITTTYNVWNIDEKEYAKIANAIPGENNELPESTEITLPKAQLGVSKKFDFHYDYSLLVATNLNMRFEQTNDIISTKAVSIDPAIGFEFGYTDLVFLRAGAGNFQNVTQLDNTEKVNFQPNIGLGFKYKGIQVDYALTDLGNQSTALYSNIFSLKVDLGIFR, encoded by the coding sequence ATGAATATTGGTGTTGATGCGGCAGCATTAGGAATGTCCAGCGCCGTTGTTGCTTCTACAAACGATGTCAATTCTGTATATTGGAATCCGGCTGGTTTAACCCATCTTGAAGATCATCAAATTTCACTAATGCACGCCAATTATTTTGCCAATATTGCGCAATATGATTACATAGGATATGCCAGCCCTATTGATGATCGCAGTGCCTGGGGAATCTCTATGATACGATTTGGTGTTGATGATATTATGGATACCACTCAATTAATCGATAGTCAAGGTAATATCGATTATAACCGGATAAGTTTATTCTCTACCGCAGATTATGGCTTTACTTTTTCATATGCCAGAAAACTGCCTGTAGAAGGTTTTCAATATGGTATAAATGCCAAAGTAATCCGAAGAATTATCGGGAAATTTGCTAACTCATGGGGTTTTGGATTTGATTTTGGCCTTCAGTTTGAGCGAAATGACTGGAAATTTGGCTTGATGCTTCGTGATATTACCACAACTTATAATGTCTGGAATATTGATGAGAAGGAATATGCAAAAATTGCCAATGCTATTCCGGGAGAAAATAATGAACTCCCTGAAAGTACCGAAATAACACTGCCAAAAGCACAATTAGGAGTTTCAAAAAAGTTTGATTTTCATTATGATTACAGTCTTTTGGTTGCCACAAATCTAAATATGCGTTTTGAACAAACAAATGATATTATTTCTACAAAAGCTGTAAGTATTGATCCTGCAATTGGCTTTGAATTTGGATATACCGATCTTGTCTTTTTGAGAGCAGGAGCAGGAAATTTCCAGAATGTAACACAACTTGATAATACCGAAAAAGTAAATTTTCAGCCTAATATTGGACTGGGTTTTAAATATAAAGGTATTCAGGTTGATTATGCTTTGACTGATTTAGGAAATCAAAGTACAGCCCTTTACTCTAATATTTTTTCTTTAAAAGTAGATTTAGGTATCTTTAGATAA
- the lptB gene encoding LPS export ABC transporter ATP-binding protein — MKLRADNLIKTYKGRSVVKGISVEVNQGEIVGLLGPNGAGKTTSFYMIVGLVKPNQGNIYLDDLNITDYPMYKRAQQGIGYLAQEASVFRKLSIEDNILSVLQLTKLSKEAQIAKMESLIEEFSLEHIRTNRGDLLSGGERRRTEIARALATDPKFILLDEPFAGVDPVAVEDIQRIVAQLKNKNIGILITDHNVQETLAITDKTYLMFEGGILKAGVPEELVEDEMVRRVYLGQNFELRKKKLEF, encoded by the coding sequence ATGAAGCTAAGAGCCGATAATTTAATCAAAACCTATAAAGGCCGAAGTGTTGTAAAAGGAATTTCTGTTGAAGTAAACCAAGGAGAAATCGTTGGACTTCTAGGACCAAATGGTGCCGGAAAAACTACCTCTTTTTATATGATTGTAGGATTGGTAAAACCAAATCAAGGAAACATTTATCTTGACGACCTGAATATTACCGATTACCCAATGTACAAACGTGCACAGCAAGGAATTGGATATCTGGCACAAGAAGCTTCTGTTTTTAGAAAATTAAGTATTGAAGACAATATTTTAAGTGTATTACAATTGACAAAACTTTCTAAAGAAGCCCAAATCGCTAAAATGGAAAGTTTAATCGAGGAATTTAGCTTAGAACATATTCGCACTAACCGTGGGGATTTACTTTCCGGAGGAGAACGTCGTCGTACCGAGATTGCGCGTGCATTGGCTACAGATCCAAAATTCATCTTATTGGACGAACCTTTTGCCGGAGTTGACCCTGTTGCGGTTGAGGATATCCAAAGAATTGTAGCTCAGCTTAAAAACAAAAATATCGGAATCCTGATTACAGATCACAACGTTCAGGAAACTTTGGCCATTACTGACAAAACTTATCTAATGTTTGAAGGAGGAATTCTAAAAGCAGGAGTTCCCGAAGAATTAGTAGAAGATGAAATGGTACGCCGTGTTTATCTTGGTCAAAACTTCGAACTTCGTAAGAAGAAATTGGAATTTTAA
- a CDS encoding DUF4105 domain-containing protein: protein MKNVLFKKTLFCLLLLLSFIGFGQNLPLSKDAKISVITCGLGNETYSYFGHTAIRVADTANNIDLVYNYGAFDFRTPNFVAKFAKGDLQYFVVVHPFADFMNEYTYEKRSVFEQELVISQDLKQKLFDNLNATLLTEDRYYTYKFIDKNCTSMVVDIINKTLNGSVITKVGDTDKTYRSILFPYFNGHFYDQLGTSIIFGTKVDQLGTKIFLPFELKNSLEKTTFQNHPLAEKSTTLLSFEKETPTSWWNNIYTYIVILGFIILVHNKIADKIYLLILSLMGIFFVTVGFYSFHHELAMNYNILLFSPLLLILIVFSLLKNKRWTYRFAVLHLLFLIIYIFILINKAHFFIVLPMIITSGFVLVRVALRNKKRIPIII from the coding sequence ATGAAAAATGTCCTTTTCAAAAAAACACTTTTTTGTTTACTATTATTACTAAGTTTCATTGGTTTTGGCCAAAATTTGCCCCTATCGAAAGATGCTAAAATAAGCGTTATTACTTGTGGGCTTGGCAATGAGACTTATTCTTATTTTGGGCATACCGCTATACGCGTCGCAGATACCGCAAACAATATTGATTTGGTATATAATTATGGTGCTTTCGATTTTAGAACTCCAAATTTTGTTGCCAAATTTGCAAAAGGAGATCTACAATATTTTGTAGTCGTTCATCCATTTGCAGATTTCATGAATGAATATACTTATGAGAAAAGAAGTGTCTTTGAACAAGAACTTGTTATTTCGCAAGATTTAAAACAAAAACTTTTTGATAATTTAAATGCCACTTTACTTACTGAAGATCGCTACTATACATATAAATTTATTGATAAAAACTGTACCTCAATGGTGGTAGACATTATTAATAAAACTCTAAATGGAAGTGTAATTACTAAAGTTGGAGATACTGATAAAACTTACCGCTCTATACTTTTCCCTTATTTTAATGGACATTTCTATGATCAATTAGGAACTAGTATAATATTCGGAACAAAAGTTGATCAATTGGGTACGAAGATATTTTTGCCTTTTGAATTGAAAAACAGTTTAGAAAAAACTACTTTTCAAAATCATCCGTTAGCAGAAAAAAGTACAACTCTGTTAAGTTTTGAAAAAGAAACACCAACTTCATGGTGGAATAACATTTACACTTATATTGTGATATTGGGTTTTATAATACTAGTACATAATAAAATTGCAGATAAAATCTATCTTTTAATCTTATCCTTAATGGGAATCTTTTTTGTTACGGTTGGATTTTATTCCTTTCACCACGAATTGGCAATGAATTATAACATATTATTGTTTAGCCCGCTATTATTGATTTTGATTGTTTTTTCGCTTCTTAAAAATAAAAGATGGACATATAGATTTGCCGTTTTACATTTATTATTCCTGATTATTTATATTTTTATCTTAATCAACAAAGCGCACTTCTTTATTGTATTACCAATGATAATTACAAGCGGATTTGTTTTAGTAAGAGTAGCTCTTAGAAACAAAAAGCGTATTCCAATTATTATCTAA
- a CDS encoding glycosyltransferase — translation MLKIKKFVIITNVNHIKNGSFFFGYSPYVHEMDIWLKYVDKVIIVAPLSEGIASEIDFSYKNEQIDFKQVPDFNLTSFKNSISSIFKIPIILWKIFWAMKNADHIHLRCPGNVGLLGCFIQMFFPGKSKTAKYAGNWDSKSKQPWTYNLQKRILNNTFLTRNMKVLVYGEWKNQSKNIKSFFTATYSENEKKLIQKSPLDLVLEFIFVGSLVLGKSPIYAIKLVEGLVKKGHNSVLNLYGDGVERDILEQYIRENQLENFVFLHGNQNKETVKKAYQKSHFVILPSKSEGWPKAIAEGMFWGCVPLATKVSCVPYMLDNGKRGILLDMNLEKDLAQIENMLFDSSGFSEKSKLAIEWSQKFTTDIFEAEIKKLLVK, via the coding sequence ATGCTAAAAATTAAGAAATTTGTAATAATTACAAATGTTAATCATATTAAAAATGGTAGCTTTTTTTTTGGATATTCCCCATATGTACATGAAATGGACATTTGGTTAAAGTATGTTGATAAAGTAATAATTGTTGCTCCTTTATCAGAAGGAATTGCAAGTGAAATTGATTTCTCATACAAGAATGAACAGATTGATTTTAAACAAGTACCAGATTTTAATCTTACAAGTTTTAAAAATAGCATATCCTCAATTTTTAAAATTCCTATCATTCTTTGGAAAATATTTTGGGCGATGAAAAATGCTGATCATATCCATTTAAGATGCCCCGGAAATGTCGGTTTGTTAGGGTGTTTTATTCAAATGTTTTTTCCAGGCAAAAGTAAAACAGCTAAATATGCAGGAAATTGGGATTCTAAAAGCAAACAGCCCTGGACATATAATTTGCAAAAACGAATTTTGAACAATACTTTCCTAACTAGAAATATGAAGGTTTTAGTTTATGGAGAATGGAAGAATCAATCAAAAAATATTAAGTCTTTCTTTACGGCAACATATTCAGAAAATGAAAAAAAACTAATTCAAAAATCACCTCTGGATTTAGTTTTAGAATTTATTTTTGTTGGAAGTTTAGTTTTGGGAAAATCTCCCATTTATGCCATTAAGTTGGTTGAAGGGTTAGTTAAAAAAGGGCATAATAGTGTTTTAAATCTATATGGAGATGGGGTTGAAAGAGATATTTTAGAACAATATATAAGAGAGAATCAACTCGAAAATTTTGTCTTTTTGCACGGAAATCAAAATAAAGAAACAGTAAAAAAAGCCTATCAAAAGAGTCATTTTGTGATTTTGCCTTCTAAAAGTGAAGGCTGGCCAAAAGCAATAGCAGAAGGGATGTTTTGGGGCTGCGTTCCATTAGCAACAAAAGTTTCCTGTGTTCCCTACATGCTTGATAATGGTAAAAGAGGTATTTTGCTGGATATGAATCTTGAGAAAGATTTAGCACAAATTGAAAATATGCTTTTTGATAGTAGTGGTTTTAGCGAAAAAAGTAAATTAGCAATCGAATGGTCTCAAAAATTTACAACTGATATTTTTGAAGCAGAAATTAAAAAGCTGTTAGTAAAATGA
- a CDS encoding glycosyltransferase, with protein sequence MRIVQIIDSLEAGGAERMAVSYANSLAKKITFSGLIATRREGKLLSQINENVSYLFLRKTKRIDFRAIFKLRKYIVKNEVNIAHVHSSSFFTAVLVKLTLPKLKIIWHDHYGSRPKESRKQNRILVLSSFFFSSIFVVNLQLKKWSEDNLQCKKVFFIPNFAFVKNEYEKITYLKGEQGKRIVFLANLKDPKNHIVILKAFRDLKLNETDWSLHLIGRDYNDIYSQLLKDFIKSNSLEKHIHLYGDRNDIKHILSQCSIGVLASTDEGFPVTLLEYALEGLAVMSTNVGYCSEIIQDNNTGLLFNPLNQSGIMNQLYTIVESESFRNKLGNHFKDTVIKNYSEEKVIEKLIRSYKKIT encoded by the coding sequence ATGAGAATTGTTCAGATAATAGATTCTTTAGAAGCTGGGGGAGCCGAGCGTATGGCAGTAAGTTATGCAAATTCACTAGCAAAAAAGATAACTTTTTCCGGTTTAATTGCTACTAGAAGAGAAGGGAAATTACTTTCTCAAATAAATGAAAATGTTTCTTACCTGTTTTTAAGGAAAACAAAAAGAATAGATTTTCGAGCCATTTTCAAATTAAGAAAATATATAGTAAAAAATGAGGTTAATATTGCTCATGTACATAGTTCTTCTTTTTTTACAGCTGTTTTAGTAAAGCTAACGCTGCCAAAACTTAAAATTATCTGGCACGATCATTATGGGTCACGACCAAAGGAATCAAGAAAGCAAAATAGAATTTTAGTGCTTTCTTCATTTTTCTTTTCTTCCATTTTTGTAGTTAATTTGCAGCTGAAGAAGTGGAGTGAGGATAATTTACAGTGTAAAAAGGTTTTTTTTATTCCAAATTTTGCCTTCGTAAAAAATGAATATGAGAAAATAACTTACTTAAAAGGGGAGCAGGGCAAACGTATTGTCTTTCTGGCAAATTTAAAAGACCCCAAAAACCATATAGTAATTCTTAAGGCTTTTAGAGATTTAAAGTTGAATGAAACAGATTGGAGTTTGCATTTAATTGGTAGAGATTATAATGATATTTATTCTCAGCTGTTAAAAGATTTTATAAAATCTAATTCATTAGAAAAACATATACATTTGTACGGTGATAGAAATGATATTAAACATATATTATCTCAATGTTCAATTGGAGTTTTGGCCTCAACTGATGAAGGTTTTCCAGTAACTTTATTAGAATATGCTTTAGAAGGTCTCGCAGTTATGTCAACAAATGTTGGATATTGTTCAGAAATTATTCAGGATAATAATACTGGATTATTATTTAATCCATTAAATCAATCTGGGATAATGAATCAATTGTATACAATAGTTGAAAGTGAATCATTTAGAAATAAATTAGGAAATCATTTTAAAGACACTGTTATTAAAAATTATTCAGAAGAAAAGGTGATAGAAAAACTAATCAGGTCTTATAAAAAAATAACGTAA
- a CDS encoding O-antigen ligase family protein: protein MKKKSLSYSFLVLIHIIIAVMIFSLPFLSKIYALLIPAFGLLITVRNKNRNNEVILVSAYLVGVEVFLRMTGGNFNNEYIKFLIVFFMLVGMLYSNFSKKALIFGLFLLLLIPGVLVTSTADNFNLDIKKAIIFNLSGLICLAIASIYMLKKRLSFSELQNIVITMGMPIITIATYLFLFNPSVKDVVKGTNSNFETSGGFGPNQVSTILGLGIFIFFTQLILFSKSKKEIILNGLLLIFTAYRGVVTFSRGGVITGVIMILFLLFLLYCFSNNKGKSKISFVVILTGLIAIGVWGYSSLQTRGLIEKRYANQDAKGRTKKDRLGGREAVIDSDLKMFFDNPILGIGPGLGKEVRKETIGHAVAAHSEISRMLSEHGLFGIFGLLILLITPFTIYINNPQHLYFLSFYFFWLLTINHAAMRIAAPAFVYALTLLSVQVKIPDKAENSLD, encoded by the coding sequence ATGAAAAAAAAGTCATTGTCATATAGTTTTCTTGTACTGATTCATATAATTATTGCTGTGATGATTTTTAGTTTACCTTTTTTGTCTAAAATTTATGCATTATTGATTCCTGCTTTTGGTCTTTTGATCACTGTTCGAAATAAAAATAGAAATAATGAAGTTATTCTTGTTTCAGCTTATCTGGTTGGAGTTGAGGTTTTTTTACGGATGACGGGAGGTAATTTTAATAATGAATATATAAAGTTTCTTATTGTGTTTTTTATGTTGGTGGGAATGCTATATAGTAACTTTTCTAAAAAGGCTCTTATTTTTGGTTTGTTTTTATTGTTGTTAATTCCGGGAGTTTTAGTTACAAGTACAGCTGATAATTTTAATTTAGATATTAAAAAAGCAATAATTTTTAATTTATCCGGCCTTATTTGTCTAGCAATTGCTTCAATATATATGCTAAAGAAGAGATTATCTTTTTCAGAACTGCAAAATATTGTAATAACAATGGGAATGCCAATAATTACAATAGCTACATATTTATTTTTGTTTAATCCTAGTGTTAAAGATGTTGTGAAAGGTACCAACTCTAATTTTGAAACTTCTGGAGGCTTTGGACCTAATCAGGTTTCAACTATTCTGGGATTAGGAATCTTTATTTTCTTTACTCAATTGATTTTGTTTTCAAAATCAAAAAAAGAAATCATTTTAAATGGACTGCTATTAATTTTTACAGCATACAGAGGGGTTGTGACTTTTTCCAGAGGAGGAGTTATAACGGGTGTAATCATGATTCTTTTTTTATTGTTTTTATTATACTGTTTTTCAAACAACAAGGGTAAAAGTAAGATTAGTTTTGTTGTTATTTTAACCGGATTAATTGCAATAGGAGTTTGGGGTTATAGCTCTTTACAAACAAGAGGTTTGATTGAAAAGCGTTATGCAAACCAGGATGCAAAGGGACGAACAAAAAAGGACCGTTTAGGAGGTAGAGAGGCTGTTATAGATTCAGATTTAAAAATGTTTTTTGATAATCCTATACTCGGTATTGGTCCTGGATTGGGAAAAGAAGTGAGAAAAGAGACAATTGGTCACGCTGTTGCAGCACATAGCGAGATCTCGCGTATGTTAAGCGAGCATGGTTTATTTGGTATTTTTGGTTTACTTATACTTTTAATAACCCCATTTACAATATATATAAACAACCCTCAACATTTGTATTTTTTGTCTTTTTACTTTTTTTGGCTGCTTACCATAAACCATGCAGCCATGCGGATCGCTGCACCGGCATTTGTATATGCTTTAACATTACTTTCTGTTCAGGTAAAAATTCCGGATAAAGCAGAAAATTCTCTCGATTAA